From Staphylothermus hellenicus DSM 12710, a single genomic window includes:
- a CDS encoding carbohydrate ABC transporter permease — MPKLVSTRDFILFLGPIILITAVLYYMIGETIYVSMSDWWSMKPSFNFVGLENFRRAISTQRFWIAFRNNIIWILIFVIPTSFLGLVIAYLMVISGKETIFRTVFLIPTAMSMVVSATIWVWIYGREGAINTILNALGFRVSHGWIDDPKTALYALIFVTVWLYLGFAVVIFEATIKSIDKSIIEAAKIDGASDFKIFYKIILPLSKSGFLVSIPLLSLAILKLFDLVFVATRGGPGLATDVLANYMWDATFSMRFIAYGAAIAVVIFGLSLVIVIPYALTALRRWFGE; from the coding sequence TTGCCTAAGCTAGTCAGTACTAGGGATTTCATTTTATTTCTTGGACCAATAATTTTGATAACAGCCGTTCTCTACTATATGATTGGAGAAACGATCTATGTTTCTATGAGTGATTGGTGGAGTATGAAGCCAAGTTTTAACTTTGTTGGTTTAGAGAATTTTCGGAGGGCGATCAGTACTCAACGTTTCTGGATCGCTTTTAGAAACAATATTATTTGGATACTCATATTTGTTATACCAACTAGTTTTCTCGGATTAGTAATAGCGTATTTAATGGTGATATCAGGTAAAGAAACTATTTTTAGAACCGTATTTTTGATTCCTACTGCTATGTCAATGGTTGTATCTGCAACTATATGGGTATGGATATATGGTAGGGAGGGAGCGATAAATACTATACTTAATGCTTTAGGTTTTAGGGTTTCGCATGGATGGATCGATGATCCTAAAACAGCATTATATGCATTAATATTTGTAACAGTATGGCTTTATTTAGGCTTCGCGGTTGTAATTTTCGAGGCTACAATTAAAAGTATTGATAAATCTATAATAGAAGCAGCTAAAATTGATGGGGCGTCTGATTTCAAAATATTTTATAAAATAATTTTACCATTATCCAAATCTGGTTTTCTAGTCTCTATACCATTGCTTTCACTAGCTATCCTCAAACTATTCGATCTAGTATTTGTTGCTACTCGTGGAGGTCCGGGCCTTGCAACTGATGTTCTTGCAAACTATATGTGGGATGCAACATTTTCTATGAGGTTCATCGCGTATGGTGCAGCTATAGCTGTTGTAATATTTGGGTTATCGCTTGTAATAGTTATTCCTTATGCTTTAACAGCGTTGAGAAGGTGGTTTGGTGAATGA